In Miscanthus floridulus cultivar M001 chromosome 5, ASM1932011v1, whole genome shotgun sequence, one genomic interval encodes:
- the LOC136451992 gene encoding CO(2)-response secreted protease-like isoform X1 has translation MVNTGRFVILVLAYRLLVPLLSASAQPDHNTKESYVVYMGSPSGGGNGGGVSDPEAVQAAHLQMLSSIVPSDEQGRVALTQSYHHAFEGFAAALTEKEAAALSAHERVVSVFKDRALQLHTTRSWDFLEVQSGLQSGRLGRRASGDVIIGIIDTGVWPESPSFNDAGMSDVPARWRGVCMEGTDFKKSNCNKKLIGARYYGVQPESSASNASSSAVATPAATGTPRDTVGHGTHTASTAAGAVVSDADYYGLARGAAKGGAPLSRVAVYRACSLGGCSTSAVLKAIDDAVGDGVDVISISIGMSSVFQSDFLTDPIALGALHAHQRGVLVVCSGGNDGPNPYTVVNSAPWILTVAASSIDRSFQSSIALGNGDVVKGVAINFSNHSLSGEKYPLVFGAEVAAHYAPVAEASNCYPGSLDAQKVAGKIVVCVSTDPMVSRRVKKLVAEGSGARGLVLIDDAEKDVPFVAGGFALSQVGTDAGAQILEYINSTKNPTAVILPTEDVGDFKPAPVVASFSSRGPGLTESILKPDVMAPGVSILAATIPSTDSEDVPPGKKPSAYAIKSGTSMACPHVAGAAAFVKSAHPGWTPSMIRSALMTTATTTNNLGKPLASSTGAAATGHDMGAGEMSPLRALSPGLVFDTTTQDYLNFLCYYGYKEQHVRKISGAASFSCPAGAPSPDLIASAVNYPSISVPRLQRGQPATVARTAMNVGPSNTTYAATVDAPAGLTVRVSPDWLVFSRRWTTARYEVSFDVAAGAGVSKGYVHGAVTWSDGAHSVRTPFAVNVL, from the exons ATGGTGAACACCGGGCGCTTCGTCATCCTCGTCCTCGCCTACCGCCTCCTGGTACCCCTCCTCTCAGCCTCAGCTCAACCGGACCACAACACCAAAGAG TCGTATGTCGTCTACATGGGGAGCCCGTCGGGAGGCGGAAACGGCGGCGGCGTCAGCGACCCGGAGGCGGTGCAGGCGGCTCACCTGCAGATGCTGTCGTCCATCGTCCCGAGCGACGAGCAGGGGAGGGTGGCGCTGACGCAGAGCTACCATCACGCGTTCGAGGGCTTCGCCGCCGCGCTCACCGAGAAGGAGGCCGCCGCGCTCTCCG CGCACGAGAGGGTGGTGTCCGTGTTCAAGGACCGAGCCCTGCAGCTGCACACCACGCGGTCGTGGGACTTCCTGGAAGTGCAGTCCGGGCTCCAGTCCGGCCGCCTCGGCCGACGGGCGTCCGGCGACGTCATCATCGGCATCATCGACACGGGTGTCTGGCCGGAGTCGCCGAGCTTCAACGACGCCGGGATGAGCGACGTGccggcgcggtggcgcggcgtGTGCATGGAAGGAACAGACTTCAAGAAGAGCAACTGCAACAA GAAGCTGATCGGCGCCCGGTACTACGGCGTCCAGCCCGAGTCGTCGGCATCGAACGCCTCCAGCAGCGCCGTGGCGACGCCGGCCGCCACCGGCACGCCGCGGGACACCGTGGGCCACGGCACGCACACGGCGTCCACGGCGGCCGGCGCGGTCGTGTCGGACGCGGACTACTACGGGCTCGCCCGAGGCGCAGCTAAAGGCGGGGCGCCGTTGAGCCGGGTGGCCGTGTACCGCGCGTGCTCGCTGGGCGGGTGCTCCACGTCGGCGGTGCTCAAGGCCATCGACGACGCGGTGGGCGACGGCGTGGAcgtcatctccatctccatcggcATGAGCTCCGTGTTCCAGTCCGACTTCCTCACCGACCCCATCGCGCTGGGCGCGCTCCACGCGCACCAGCGCGGCGTGCTGGTCGTCTGCTCCGGCGGCAACGACGGGCCCAACCCCTACACCGTCGTCAACTCCGCGCCGTGGATCCTCACCGTCGCCGCCTCCTCCATCGACCGCTCCTTCCAGTCCAGCATCGCTCTCGGCAACGGCGACGTCGTCAAG GGAGTGGCGATAAACTTCTCCAACCACAGCCTCAGCGGCGAGAAGTACCCTCTGGTGTTCGGGGCCGAGGTGGCAGCCCACTACGCGCCGGTCGCCGAGGCGAG CAACTGCTATCCTGGGTCATTGGATGCGCAGAAGGTGGCCGGGAAGATCGTGGTGTGCGTGAGCACGGACCCGATGGTGTCGCGGCGGGTGAAGAAGCTGGTCGCCGAGGGGTCCGGCGCCAGGGGACTGGTGCTCATCGACGACGCCGAGAAGGACGTGCCGTTCGTTGCCGGCGGCTTCGCGCTATCCCAAGTCGGCACCGACGCCGGCGCGCAGATCCTCGAGTACATCAACTCCACAAA GAATCCGACGGCCGTAATCCTCCCGACCGAGGACGTCGGGGACTTCAAGCCGGCGCCGGTGGTGGCGTCCTTCTCGTCGCGTGGCCCCGGCCTCACCGAGTCCATCCTGAAG CCTGATGTGATGGCGCCCGGCGTCAGCATCCTGGCCGCCACGATCCCGTCCACGGATAGCGAGGACGTGCCGCCGGGGAAGAAGCCCTCGGCCTACGCCATCAAGTCCGGCACCTCGATGGCCTGCCCGCacgtcgccggcgccgccgccttcGTCAAGTCGGCGCACCCGGGCTGGACGCCGTCCATGATCAGATCAGCTCTGATGACCACAG CGACGACGACGAACAACCTCGGGAAGCCACTGGCGAGCAGCACGGGCGCGGCGGCGACGGGGCACGACATGGGCGCCGGGGAGATGAGCCCTCTCCGCGCGCTCAGCCCGGGCCTGGTGTTCGACACCACCACGCAGGACTACCTCAACTTCCTCTGCTACTACGGCTACAAGGAGCAGCACGTCCGGAAGATCTCCGGCGCCGCGAGCTTCTCCTGCCCCGCGGGCGCGCCCTCGCCGGACCTCATCGCGTCGGCCGTCAACTACCCGTCCATCTCCGTGCCGCGGCTGCAGAGGGGGCAGCCCGCCACCGTGGCGCGCACCGCCATGAACGTGGGGCCGTCGAACACGACGTACGCGGCCACCGTCGACGCGCCCGCCGGCCTGACGGTGCGGGTCTCGCCCGACTGGCTTGTGTTCTCGAGGAGGTGGACGACGGCGAGGTACGAGGTGAGCTTCGACGTGGCCGCCGGCGCAGGCGTGAGCAAGGGGTACGTGCACGGCGCCGTCACCTGGTCCGACGGCGCGCACTCGGTGCGGACGCCGTTCGCGGTCAATGTCCTCTGA
- the LOC136451993 gene encoding large ribosomal subunit protein cL37 alpha-like has product MALLSPTVSFLVSPAAPRSRALSAAANVSYPASRLQCKNLSSLRSPLNVTATCASFAEKRPVLVHATAEGSEADAEQPEEPKPATKIEDMPLESKQKMIMEQRARMKLDKKLRHRRKRLLRKRKLRKKGRWPPSKMKKLKNV; this is encoded by the exons TCCTCTCCCCGACCGTCTCCTTCCTCGTCTCCCCCGCTGCTCCACGCTCCCGAGCTCTCTCCGCTGCCGCCAATGTCTCGTACCCAG CCTCAAGGCTGCAATGCAAGAACCTGTCCTCCCTACGGAGCCCTCTGAATGTGACTGCTACTTGCGCTTCTTTCGCCGAGAAGAGGCCGGTTCTTGTCCATGCCACGGCAGAGGGTTCTGAGGCTGATGCAGAGCAGCCAGAAGAGCCGAAACCGGCGACCAAGATCGAGGACATGCCGCTCGAGTCGAAGCAGAAGATGATCATGGAGCAGAGGGCGCGGATGAAGCTTGACAAGAAACTGAGGCACCGGCGCAAGCGGCTTCTCCGCAAGAGGAAGCTTAGGAAGAAGGGCAGGTGGCCTCCATCCAAGATGAAGAAGCTCAAGAATGTATGA
- the LOC136451992 gene encoding CO(2)-response secreted protease-like isoform X2, with product MVNTGRFVILVLAYRLLSYVVYMGSPSGGGNGGGVSDPEAVQAAHLQMLSSIVPSDEQGRVALTQSYHHAFEGFAAALTEKEAAALSAHERVVSVFKDRALQLHTTRSWDFLEVQSGLQSGRLGRRASGDVIIGIIDTGVWPESPSFNDAGMSDVPARWRGVCMEGTDFKKSNCNKKLIGARYYGVQPESSASNASSSAVATPAATGTPRDTVGHGTHTASTAAGAVVSDADYYGLARGAAKGGAPLSRVAVYRACSLGGCSTSAVLKAIDDAVGDGVDVISISIGMSSVFQSDFLTDPIALGALHAHQRGVLVVCSGGNDGPNPYTVVNSAPWILTVAASSIDRSFQSSIALGNGDVVKGVAINFSNHSLSGEKYPLVFGAEVAAHYAPVAEASNCYPGSLDAQKVAGKIVVCVSTDPMVSRRVKKLVAEGSGARGLVLIDDAEKDVPFVAGGFALSQVGTDAGAQILEYINSTKNPTAVILPTEDVGDFKPAPVVASFSSRGPGLTESILKPDVMAPGVSILAATIPSTDSEDVPPGKKPSAYAIKSGTSMACPHVAGAAAFVKSAHPGWTPSMIRSALMTTATTTNNLGKPLASSTGAAATGHDMGAGEMSPLRALSPGLVFDTTTQDYLNFLCYYGYKEQHVRKISGAASFSCPAGAPSPDLIASAVNYPSISVPRLQRGQPATVARTAMNVGPSNTTYAATVDAPAGLTVRVSPDWLVFSRRWTTARYEVSFDVAAGAGVSKGYVHGAVTWSDGAHSVRTPFAVNVL from the exons ATGGTGAACACCGGGCGCTTCGTCATCCTCGTCCTCGCCTACCGCCTCCTG TCGTATGTCGTCTACATGGGGAGCCCGTCGGGAGGCGGAAACGGCGGCGGCGTCAGCGACCCGGAGGCGGTGCAGGCGGCTCACCTGCAGATGCTGTCGTCCATCGTCCCGAGCGACGAGCAGGGGAGGGTGGCGCTGACGCAGAGCTACCATCACGCGTTCGAGGGCTTCGCCGCCGCGCTCACCGAGAAGGAGGCCGCCGCGCTCTCCG CGCACGAGAGGGTGGTGTCCGTGTTCAAGGACCGAGCCCTGCAGCTGCACACCACGCGGTCGTGGGACTTCCTGGAAGTGCAGTCCGGGCTCCAGTCCGGCCGCCTCGGCCGACGGGCGTCCGGCGACGTCATCATCGGCATCATCGACACGGGTGTCTGGCCGGAGTCGCCGAGCTTCAACGACGCCGGGATGAGCGACGTGccggcgcggtggcgcggcgtGTGCATGGAAGGAACAGACTTCAAGAAGAGCAACTGCAACAA GAAGCTGATCGGCGCCCGGTACTACGGCGTCCAGCCCGAGTCGTCGGCATCGAACGCCTCCAGCAGCGCCGTGGCGACGCCGGCCGCCACCGGCACGCCGCGGGACACCGTGGGCCACGGCACGCACACGGCGTCCACGGCGGCCGGCGCGGTCGTGTCGGACGCGGACTACTACGGGCTCGCCCGAGGCGCAGCTAAAGGCGGGGCGCCGTTGAGCCGGGTGGCCGTGTACCGCGCGTGCTCGCTGGGCGGGTGCTCCACGTCGGCGGTGCTCAAGGCCATCGACGACGCGGTGGGCGACGGCGTGGAcgtcatctccatctccatcggcATGAGCTCCGTGTTCCAGTCCGACTTCCTCACCGACCCCATCGCGCTGGGCGCGCTCCACGCGCACCAGCGCGGCGTGCTGGTCGTCTGCTCCGGCGGCAACGACGGGCCCAACCCCTACACCGTCGTCAACTCCGCGCCGTGGATCCTCACCGTCGCCGCCTCCTCCATCGACCGCTCCTTCCAGTCCAGCATCGCTCTCGGCAACGGCGACGTCGTCAAG GGAGTGGCGATAAACTTCTCCAACCACAGCCTCAGCGGCGAGAAGTACCCTCTGGTGTTCGGGGCCGAGGTGGCAGCCCACTACGCGCCGGTCGCCGAGGCGAG CAACTGCTATCCTGGGTCATTGGATGCGCAGAAGGTGGCCGGGAAGATCGTGGTGTGCGTGAGCACGGACCCGATGGTGTCGCGGCGGGTGAAGAAGCTGGTCGCCGAGGGGTCCGGCGCCAGGGGACTGGTGCTCATCGACGACGCCGAGAAGGACGTGCCGTTCGTTGCCGGCGGCTTCGCGCTATCCCAAGTCGGCACCGACGCCGGCGCGCAGATCCTCGAGTACATCAACTCCACAAA GAATCCGACGGCCGTAATCCTCCCGACCGAGGACGTCGGGGACTTCAAGCCGGCGCCGGTGGTGGCGTCCTTCTCGTCGCGTGGCCCCGGCCTCACCGAGTCCATCCTGAAG CCTGATGTGATGGCGCCCGGCGTCAGCATCCTGGCCGCCACGATCCCGTCCACGGATAGCGAGGACGTGCCGCCGGGGAAGAAGCCCTCGGCCTACGCCATCAAGTCCGGCACCTCGATGGCCTGCCCGCacgtcgccggcgccgccgccttcGTCAAGTCGGCGCACCCGGGCTGGACGCCGTCCATGATCAGATCAGCTCTGATGACCACAG CGACGACGACGAACAACCTCGGGAAGCCACTGGCGAGCAGCACGGGCGCGGCGGCGACGGGGCACGACATGGGCGCCGGGGAGATGAGCCCTCTCCGCGCGCTCAGCCCGGGCCTGGTGTTCGACACCACCACGCAGGACTACCTCAACTTCCTCTGCTACTACGGCTACAAGGAGCAGCACGTCCGGAAGATCTCCGGCGCCGCGAGCTTCTCCTGCCCCGCGGGCGCGCCCTCGCCGGACCTCATCGCGTCGGCCGTCAACTACCCGTCCATCTCCGTGCCGCGGCTGCAGAGGGGGCAGCCCGCCACCGTGGCGCGCACCGCCATGAACGTGGGGCCGTCGAACACGACGTACGCGGCCACCGTCGACGCGCCCGCCGGCCTGACGGTGCGGGTCTCGCCCGACTGGCTTGTGTTCTCGAGGAGGTGGACGACGGCGAGGTACGAGGTGAGCTTCGACGTGGCCGCCGGCGCAGGCGTGAGCAAGGGGTACGTGCACGGCGCCGTCACCTGGTCCGACGGCGCGCACTCGGTGCGGACGCCGTTCGCGGTCAATGTCCTCTGA